The Candidatus Endomicrobium procryptotermitis genome has a window encoding:
- the folD gene encoding bifunctional methylenetetrahydrofolate dehydrogenase/methenyltetrahydrofolate cyclohydrolase FolD: MNIIDGKKISNDVRLEIKKKIERLKKETGKLPGLATILVGDDPASQVYIKSKIKACIDVGIHSEHCTMPRNSSKEEIIAKIKELNANSDIDGILLQLPLPDNRNAQECINAISPLKDVDGLHPFNAGLLNLSKSWKEIAEKNILVSCTPLGVIYLLHKSGIQIEGKTAVVIGRSNLVGKPLSMLLLANNATVIMSHSKTENLKEICKTADIVIAAIGKPKFVNREFIKYNACVIDVGINRLPGGLCGDVDFEDVKEMDITITPVPGGVGPMTITMLLENTIKAFANRR, from the coding sequence ATGAATATAATAGATGGGAAAAAAATTTCAAATGATGTAAGGCTAGAAATCAAGAAAAAAATTGAACGATTAAAAAAAGAAACGGGCAAACTTCCCGGACTTGCAACAATACTCGTAGGAGACGATCCTGCAAGTCAGGTTTACATTAAATCAAAAATTAAAGCCTGCATTGACGTGGGAATACATTCGGAACACTGCACGATGCCGAGAAATTCTTCTAAGGAAGAAATTATTGCAAAAATAAAAGAACTTAATGCCAATTCGGATATTGACGGCATATTGCTGCAGCTTCCGCTGCCGGACAACAGGAACGCTCAAGAATGCATAAATGCCATAAGCCCTCTAAAAGATGTCGATGGACTTCACCCTTTTAATGCTGGACTGCTGAATCTTTCGAAAAGCTGGAAAGAGATTGCAGAAAAAAATATTTTGGTTTCCTGCACCCCGCTCGGCGTAATATATCTGCTTCACAAATCTGGTATTCAGATAGAAGGAAAAACTGCTGTAGTGATAGGAAGGTCGAATCTTGTCGGCAAACCTTTGTCAATGCTTCTTCTGGCAAACAATGCGACTGTAATAATGTCGCATTCAAAAACGGAAAATTTAAAAGAAATATGCAAAACCGCCGATATTGTCATCGCGGCAATCGGAAAACCAAAATTCGTTAACAGAGAGTTCATTAAATACAATGCGTGTGTAATTGACGTTGGCATAAACAGGCTGCCGGGAGGACTTTGCGGAGACGTAGATTTTGAAGATGTCAAAGAAATGGACATAACGATAACGCCGGTTCCCGGAGGAGTTGGACCTATGACGATAACAATGCTGTTGGAAAACACGATTAAAGCTTTTGCAAATAGAAGATGA
- a CDS encoding master DNA invertase Mpi family serine-type recombinase, translating to MFYGYIRVSTDKQNMENQRFEIEKFAKDRNIIIDEWLSETISAGKALEKRKFGKLMKRLKNGDTVISTELSRFGRNLMQVMGILDFCMNTGVRILTAKEKYELGDNINAKVLAFAFGLSAEIERNLISQRTKEALQRIRAEGKILGRPKGRKNTSLKLTNKREYIGDLLKKHKSKSAIARKLKVHRTTLSNFIKSNIFF from the coding sequence ATGTTTTACGGTTATATTCGCGTGAGTACGGATAAGCAAAATATGGAAAATCAGAGATTTGAGATTGAAAAATTTGCTAAGGATAGAAATATCATTATTGATGAATGGCTTAGTGAAACCATTAGTGCAGGCAAAGCGCTGGAAAAAAGAAAATTTGGCAAGTTAATGAAAAGATTGAAAAACGGCGATACTGTAATTTCTACAGAATTATCTCGCTTTGGCAGAAATTTAATGCAGGTTATGGGTATTTTAGATTTTTGTATGAATACGGGGGTGCGAATTTTAACCGCAAAAGAAAAATATGAGTTAGGGGATAATATAAATGCCAAAGTTTTAGCTTTTGCTTTTGGACTTTCTGCAGAAATTGAAAGGAATTTAATTTCACAGAGGACAAAAGAAGCTCTTCAAAGAATCCGTGCAGAGGGCAAAATTTTAGGACGACCAAAAGGCAGAAAAAATACAAGCCTAAAATTAACCAATAAACGCGAGTATATAGGGGACTTGTTAAAAAAGCATAAAAGCAAAAGCGCTATAGCGCGAAAATTAAAAGTACATAGAACGACTTTAAGTAATTTTATAAAAAGTAATATATTTTTCTAA
- a CDS encoding M48 family metallopeptidase, giving the protein MKVDFIIVHELVHIIHYKHGKAFIAYMDTYLLYYWHWRETKNKLNALTLDYII; this is encoded by the coding sequence GTGAAAGTTGACTTCATTATTGTTCACGAACTTGTCCATATAATCCACTATAAACATGGCAAAGCGTTTATTGCTTATATGGATACCTATCTGTTATATTATTGGCATTGGCGTGAAACCAAAAATAAACTCAATGCTTTAACATTAGACTATATTATATAA
- a CDS encoding LTA synthase family protein, translating into MVKEYNFEKYFDCLLKIVPINIAALAAMTAYRVFFLFYFADFGSLKGLYIDIFKAFVLGLRFDLSVLAYLNSFVILIFTVFLFLRNLKVFKLFTVIIKLYFWLAFTASAALTIIDFGFFTYFYEHINLLFFQFFEDDTVSLAKTIVYDWRFPMAFTVLVFVSYTAYKFSSYTCKMLLNMKCIIASSYWSFPLKTIIVLIVICMTFITARGTVSMFPLGTFHTQISTNHFINKLSISSMHSLTDALYAKSEQSRNKIKLYEKLGIEIDSVDLSIFNKITPPNSDITVLKPNVVFIVLESFGEVPILYNSENFNVLAGLKKHFDEDTVLYNFLAAGRITIHCLESTILNMPQRPYALQITQSPLAYNEYSSAAALPYKNAGYDTKAIYGGSLTWRGIESFFKTQGFNKTFGEGSIKNKYRHEWGINDAQFFEIILRELNEATDNPKFIYAMSTGTHPPYEIPPYYKPLPLNIPAELLRMMRGEKKYGRKIFETYQFANHEAAKFLDAIKNSDLAENTIVVITGDHNLREINPLPKEDLFKKYAVPTYIYMPKKIKKQIDANIAASHMDIIPTLYDLSLSETAYVAAGVSLLDDSKKHIAFNSEGFILSEDKVVLYNIDSDEILYFNFDTKSKTLTETQYSQRHGEMLDYYKNIVAAADIYLNTKK; encoded by the coding sequence ATGGTAAAAGAATATAATTTTGAAAAATATTTTGACTGTCTTTTAAAAATAGTGCCGATAAATATAGCTGCTCTTGCAGCAATGACTGCTTACAGGGTATTTTTTTTATTTTATTTCGCAGATTTTGGAAGTTTAAAAGGACTTTACATCGATATTTTTAAAGCTTTTGTGCTGGGGCTTAGATTTGATTTGTCGGTTTTGGCATATTTAAATTCATTCGTTATTTTAATTTTTACGGTTTTTTTGTTTTTAAGAAATTTGAAAGTTTTTAAATTGTTTACCGTCATAATAAAATTATATTTCTGGCTTGCTTTTACAGCAAGTGCTGCTTTAACTATAATAGATTTTGGGTTTTTTACTTATTTTTATGAACACATAAATCTCTTATTTTTTCAGTTTTTTGAAGACGATACGGTTAGTCTTGCAAAAACAATAGTTTATGACTGGCGTTTCCCGATGGCGTTTACAGTTCTTGTCTTCGTAAGCTATACGGCTTATAAGTTTAGTTCGTATACGTGTAAAATGCTTCTGAACATGAAATGCATAATAGCTTCGTCATATTGGAGTTTTCCGCTAAAAACGATAATCGTTTTGATTGTCATATGCATGACTTTCATTACGGCAAGAGGAACCGTATCGATGTTTCCGCTTGGAACTTTTCATACGCAGATTTCGACTAATCATTTTATTAATAAACTTTCAATATCCAGCATGCATTCTCTGACTGATGCTTTATACGCTAAATCCGAACAAAGCAGAAACAAAATAAAGCTTTATGAAAAGCTGGGAATCGAAATTGACTCTGTAGATTTATCTATATTTAATAAGATTACACCACCGAACAGCGATATCACAGTGCTTAAACCGAATGTTGTTTTTATCGTACTTGAAAGTTTTGGCGAAGTACCGATACTTTATAACAGTGAAAATTTCAACGTTTTAGCCGGATTGAAGAAGCATTTTGACGAAGATACCGTTCTTTACAATTTTCTGGCGGCCGGCAGAATCACGATTCACTGCCTTGAATCCACAATTTTAAATATGCCGCAAAGACCTTATGCGCTGCAAATTACGCAAAGCCCTTTAGCATATAACGAATATTCAAGTGCAGCTGCTCTGCCTTATAAAAATGCTGGATACGATACGAAGGCTATTTATGGAGGAAGTCTTACATGGAGAGGAATTGAAAGCTTCTTTAAAACGCAAGGATTTAATAAAACTTTTGGCGAAGGAAGCATCAAAAATAAATATCGACACGAATGGGGCATAAACGATGCTCAATTTTTTGAAATAATTTTAAGAGAGCTCAATGAAGCGACTGATAACCCTAAGTTTATTTATGCGATGTCTACGGGAACGCATCCTCCTTACGAAATACCGCCTTATTACAAGCCGCTTCCTTTAAATATTCCCGCAGAACTCTTACGTATGATGCGCGGAGAAAAGAAATACGGCAGAAAAATATTCGAAACTTATCAGTTTGCCAATCATGAAGCTGCAAAATTTTTAGACGCCATTAAGAATTCGGACCTGGCTGAAAATACTATCGTCGTAATCACCGGTGATCATAATTTGAGAGAAATTAATCCTCTTCCAAAAGAAGATTTATTCAAAAAATATGCTGTCCCAACATACATTTATATGCCGAAAAAGATAAAAAAGCAGATTGACGCAAACATCGCTGCAAGCCATATGGACATAATTCCGACGCTTTACGATTTGTCTCTTTCGGAAACAGCATATGTAGCCGCAGGCGTGAGTTTATTGGACGATTCAAAAAAACATATAGCGTTTAACAGCGAAGGTTTTATTTTGTCGGAAGATAAGGTGGTTTTGTATAATATTGATTCGGATGAAATTTTGTATTTTAACTTTGACACAAAATCAAAAACTTTAACTGAGACGCAATATTCGCAGCGGCACGGAGAAATGCTCGATTACTACAAAAATATAGTTGCAGCTGCTGATATTTATCTCAACACGAAAAAATAA
- a CDS encoding LemA family protein, translating to MVTILLFLVALLVLFVLIAGLYLLVTYNAFVALKNRVKEAWSDIEVQMKRRYDLIPNLVEIVKGYASHEKSTLESVIQARNMAMASKGSLEDKAKAENMLTGTLKSLFALSENYPNLKANENFLELQRELTDTENKIQASRRFYNSNVLAINTKLEMFPSNIVGRIFGFEKQEFFKLDENEQSARQAVKISF from the coding sequence ATGGTTACGATTTTATTGTTTTTAGTCGCTTTGCTTGTTTTGTTTGTCTTGATTGCAGGACTATATCTTCTTGTGACATACAATGCATTTGTCGCTCTCAAAAATAGGGTGAAAGAAGCATGGAGCGATATTGAAGTTCAGATGAAACGCCGTTATGATCTTATTCCGAATCTCGTAGAAATAGTTAAAGGTTACGCGTCGCATGAAAAAAGTACGCTTGAATCCGTTATTCAAGCAAGAAATATGGCCATGGCAAGCAAGGGTTCTCTAGAAGACAAAGCCAAAGCGGAAAATATGCTTACTGGAACTTTGAAATCTCTTTTTGCGTTGTCTGAAAATTATCCGAATCTTAAAGCAAATGAAAACTTTTTGGAATTGCAGAGAGAACTTACAGATACAGAAAATAAAATACAGGCAAGCAGAAGATTTTATAATTCCAACGTGCTTGCGATAAATACCAAGCTTGAAATGTTTCCCAGCAATATAGTAGGAAGAATCTTTGGCTTTGAAAAACAGGAATTTTTTAAGCTCGATGAAAACGAACAGTCCGCTAGACAAGCCGTTAAAATTTCTTTTTAA
- a CDS encoding M48 family metallopeptidase, whose amino-acid sequence MANITTYDFIDSNKRKTILLMILFLVSLVVLVYLAILLFSAVGSPNPNNNHISSVATANRLAIQVLPVVSVIAIAWVLISYFFGQKFILSAAGAVKLTKESAPEIIRIVENIAITAGLPMPKVYVINDNSLNAFATGRDPKHSYIALTKGIIKKLERPELEGVIAHEMAHIGNRDIRLMLIMVVCISFATIAAEILLRIAMTKSGGSGKNKGGGQVLFLVLALALYLYGYLVAPLIKLAVSRTREYQADATAALLTRNPEGLVNALRKISKNSVVEKLNDKETMAAMCIVTPLSPEKQNSLFSKISGLFATHPPIEDRIKALMTMDGYRS is encoded by the coding sequence ATGGCAAATATTACAACTTACGATTTTATAGATTCAAATAAAAGAAAAACGATACTGCTTATGATTCTTTTTCTGGTAAGTCTTGTAGTTTTGGTTTATCTGGCAATCTTGTTATTTAGCGCTGTGGGTTCTCCAAATCCAAACAACAACCATATTTCATCCGTCGCCACAGCAAACCGTCTGGCAATACAGGTGCTGCCTGTCGTATCCGTTATTGCCATAGCATGGGTGCTGATAAGCTATTTTTTCGGCCAGAAATTTATTCTTTCTGCAGCGGGCGCGGTAAAACTCACGAAAGAATCGGCTCCAGAAATAATAAGAATTGTCGAGAACATAGCGATAACGGCAGGGCTGCCGATGCCTAAAGTTTACGTAATTAACGATAACTCTTTAAATGCTTTTGCAACGGGAAGAGATCCCAAACATTCTTATATAGCTTTGACAAAAGGCATCATTAAGAAACTTGAAAGACCAGAACTTGAAGGCGTCATTGCGCATGAAATGGCACATATAGGCAACAGAGACATAAGGCTTATGCTTATAATGGTTGTCTGCATAAGTTTTGCCACCATAGCAGCCGAAATATTGCTCAGGATAGCAATGACAAAAAGCGGCGGCTCAGGTAAAAATAAAGGCGGCGGACAGGTTTTATTTTTGGTATTGGCTCTGGCATTATATCTTTACGGATATCTTGTTGCCCCGCTGATAAAGCTCGCAGTTTCAAGGACGAGAGAATATCAGGCGGACGCTACGGCTGCTCTTTTAACTAGAAATCCTGAAGGACTGGTGAATGCTTTAAGAAAAATATCAAAAAATTCCGTCGTAGAAAAACTTAACGACAAAGAAACTATGGCAGCAATGTGCATAGTAACACCGTTGTCTCCGGAAAAACAAAATTCGCTTTTTTCAAAAATTTCGGGTCTGTTCGCGACACATCCTCCGATTGAAGATAGAATAAAAGCTTTAATGACAATGGATGGATACAGAAGCTGA
- a CDS encoding copper resistance protein NlpE: protein MRKIIALLMPFIVSACIPMTTMQQRLVPREKIREIKTKAEDTSRTESLAFKELDGYFLKNSVKLVDDVNFFVISSQKIFDNFLRQSKTITDVAAFPDFKNNLTVIIAMKPSQILNDIKIVKAYFIENDIYIEYEIVPQSTPEIGYFTSNVKTFEIEKSKQVLNVSFVDTNKNMTILPFGRRTAASPVSIDALLKYYTGRYKGTIPAADDAGIAMILTLSNDYTYRLEQSYLSNPARTFESAGKWSPSDDLSFFVLDYDKPTDEQMAFYFLGRSIIEKLDIYHEKIETSPELYRLKK, encoded by the coding sequence ATGAGAAAAATTATTGCACTACTTATGCCCTTTATTGTTTCGGCATGTATTCCTATGACAACTATGCAGCAACGGTTGGTGCCGAGAGAAAAAATAAGAGAAATCAAGACAAAAGCTGAGGACACAAGTAGAACTGAATCACTTGCTTTTAAGGAGCTTGATGGGTATTTTTTAAAAAACAGTGTAAAACTTGTCGATGACGTCAATTTTTTTGTTATAAGTTCTCAAAAAATTTTTGACAATTTTCTCAGGCAGTCAAAAACAATAACGGATGTAGCTGCTTTTCCAGATTTTAAAAATAATCTAACTGTAATAATTGCAATGAAACCCTCTCAAATTTTAAATGATATAAAAATTGTAAAGGCATATTTTATAGAGAACGATATTTATATAGAGTATGAAATAGTTCCGCAATCGACGCCGGAAATAGGATATTTTACTTCAAATGTAAAAACTTTTGAAATAGAAAAATCAAAACAGGTTTTAAATGTAAGTTTTGTTGATACGAACAAAAACATGACAATACTTCCGTTTGGCAGAAGAACGGCCGCTTCTCCCGTAAGTATTGATGCTTTGCTGAAATACTATACAGGAAGATATAAGGGAACGATTCCTGCTGCGGATGATGCCGGCATTGCAATGATTTTAACTTTATCAAACGATTATACATATCGTCTTGAGCAAAGTTATCTAAGCAACCCCGCAAGGACTTTTGAATCAGCCGGGAAATGGTCGCCGAGTGACGATTTATCTTTTTTTGTGTTAGATTATGATAAGCCTACAGATGAGCAAATGGCTTTTTATTTTTTAGGCAGAAGTATTATAGAAAAACTTGATATTTACCATGAGAAAATAGAAACATCCCCAGAACTTTACAGATTGAAAAAATGA
- a CDS encoding inositol monophosphatase, with the protein MNLSKYTQTALAAAEAGAKVLMRHYNKDLNIEYKGEIDPVSQADRNAQKAVIKVVKNVFPQHGVLAEEDGVNDIKKDFCWIIDPLDGTVNFVHGLPMFCVSVALKYKKDIISGVVYSPVMKEVFAAEKSKGAYLNGKKIKVSEIKEFIRALPVTGFPYYVREKSERAIKNFTNIMMRTQGMRRLGSAALDLAYVACGRFEFFWEEGLNPWDIAAGALIVKEAGGIVSDYYGDKDFIFKNTILASNNKMVHKTVLEILG; encoded by the coding sequence ATGAATTTGTCAAAATATACGCAGACGGCTTTGGCAGCAGCTGAGGCTGGCGCTAAGGTTTTGATGCGGCATTATAATAAAGATTTAAACATAGAATATAAAGGTGAGATAGATCCAGTATCTCAGGCCGATAGGAATGCGCAAAAAGCTGTTATAAAAGTCGTGAAAAATGTTTTTCCTCAGCATGGTGTTTTAGCCGAAGAAGACGGCGTAAATGATATAAAGAAGGATTTTTGTTGGATAATAGATCCCCTCGACGGTACGGTAAATTTTGTTCACGGACTTCCGATGTTTTGCGTTTCGGTTGCTTTAAAATATAAAAAAGATATAATTTCTGGAGTTGTATATTCCCCTGTAATGAAAGAAGTTTTTGCCGCCGAAAAATCAAAAGGGGCATATCTTAATGGAAAAAAAATAAAAGTTTCTGAAATAAAAGAATTTATACGGGCATTGCCTGTAACGGGCTTTCCATATTATGTTAGAGAAAAAAGTGAAAGAGCAATAAAAAATTTTACGAATATCATGATGCGCACGCAAGGTATGAGGCGGCTCGGTTCCGCAGCTTTGGATTTAGCTTATGTCGCCTGCGGAAGATTTGAATTTTTTTGGGAAGAAGGCCTAAATCCGTGGGATATAGCGGCTGGAGCGTTAATTGTCAAAGAGGCAGGTGGGATAGTTTCAGATTACTACGGAGACAAAGATTTTATCTTTAAAAATACCATATTGGCTTCAAATAATAAAATGGTACATAAAACGGTTTTGGAGATACTGGGATGA
- the nth gene encoding endonuclease III, whose translation MKSEDKKKNVLKIIKILDKQYKNVDIALGFSNPFELLVAVILSAQCTDERVNKVTEVLFRKYKTLKDYAQADSTELENIIRSAGFFRNKAKNIINSAKMVLEKYGGKVPQTMKELLELPGVARKTANVVLGSAFGKAEGIAVDTHVIRISNLLKLTKYDDPVKIEKDLMEIVPHKNWRKISFLIQTLGRRVCKARHPDHAQCFLNKICPSANV comes from the coding sequence ATGAAATCGGAAGATAAGAAAAAAAATGTCCTAAAAATAATAAAAATACTTGATAAACAATACAAAAACGTCGATATTGCCTTGGGATTTTCAAATCCTTTCGAACTTCTTGTGGCCGTTATTTTGTCGGCGCAATGTACAGATGAGCGCGTCAATAAAGTGACTGAAGTTTTATTTCGCAAATATAAAACATTAAAAGATTATGCACAGGCGGATAGCACTGAGCTTGAAAATATTATACGTTCAGCTGGTTTTTTTAGAAATAAAGCAAAAAATATTATTAATTCGGCAAAAATGGTGCTTGAAAAATATGGTGGGAAAGTTCCACAGACAATGAAAGAGCTTTTGGAACTTCCTGGAGTTGCAAGAAAAACGGCTAACGTAGTTTTAGGCAGCGCTTTCGGAAAAGCCGAAGGCATAGCTGTAGATACACATGTCATAAGAATTTCAAATTTGTTGAAACTTACAAAATACGATGATCCCGTAAAAATAGAAAAGGACTTAATGGAAATAGTTCCACACAAAAATTGGAGAAAAATATCTTTTTTAATACAAACTCTCGGAAGACGCGTATGCAAGGCCCGCCACCCGGATCATGCACAATGCTTTTTAAATAAAATATGCCCCTCAGCAAATGTTTAA
- a CDS encoding C4-type zinc ribbon domain-containing protein: MENLRQDLELLYELQEYDIKIENIRNAISDVPLQIDNKQKELEIKKREMEEKKKNYVNLNSLRKEKEAVLDAKEKAIGKHSLELNTIKSNDTYKALLLEIGKAKADKSIIEDEILELMDKIENENKIVKDSETELREFEVKIKSEIAEIEISANKYSDEIKKIEEERERHKLKVNKNILQQYERIREGRNGQGISIIEGESCGGCGMVLRPQLINQAQKCHDLIFCDNCSRILLKK, translated from the coding sequence ATGGAAAATTTGAGACAGGATTTGGAACTTTTGTACGAGCTGCAGGAGTACGATATAAAAATAGAAAATATCAGAAATGCCATCTCGGATGTTCCTTTGCAGATTGATAACAAACAGAAAGAACTTGAAATAAAAAAACGAGAAATGGAAGAAAAGAAGAAAAACTATGTAAATCTGAACTCTTTAAGAAAAGAAAAAGAAGCGGTTCTAGACGCAAAAGAAAAAGCTATAGGAAAACATTCTTTGGAATTAAACACCATAAAATCAAACGATACTTATAAGGCTTTGCTTTTGGAAATTGGAAAAGCCAAAGCGGATAAAAGCATCATTGAAGATGAGATTTTAGAATTGATGGACAAAATAGAAAACGAAAATAAGATCGTAAAAGATAGTGAAACAGAACTGAGAGAATTTGAAGTCAAAATAAAAAGCGAAATTGCGGAGATTGAAATTTCCGCAAATAAATATTCGGATGAAATAAAAAAAATTGAAGAAGAAAGAGAGCGGCATAAATTAAAAGTAAATAAAAATATTCTGCAGCAGTACGAAAGGATTCGCGAAGGCAGAAACGGGCAGGGAATATCTATTATAGAAGGTGAAAGCTGCGGCGGATGTGGAATGGTTCTCAGACCTCAGTTGATAAATCAGGCACAAAAATGTCATGACCTTATATTTTGTGATAACTGTTCAAGAATACTTTTAAAAAAATAG
- a CDS encoding sulfite exporter TauE/SafE family protein yields the protein METAICIGIGLAGGVLSGLMGVGGGIILIPLMIIFLKMTQHQAQGTSLAIIMLSFFSMLVYYKKGYVNLIVAALIGIGFIAGGFIGAYFAASLPENLLRKCFAVLMIAVAVKMLFFK from the coding sequence ATGGAAACAGCAATCTGCATAGGTATCGGTTTGGCCGGAGGTGTTTTAAGCGGTCTTATGGGAGTGGGAGGGGGGATAATTTTGATTCCCCTCATGATTATTTTTTTGAAAATGACACAGCATCAGGCTCAGGGAACATCTCTTGCAATAATAATGCTCAGTTTTTTTTCAATGTTGGTCTATTATAAAAAAGGATATGTAAATTTAATCGTCGCTGCTCTTATAGGGATAGGTTTTATAGCCGGAGGTTTTATCGGAGCATATTTTGCAGCTTCTCTTCCGGAAAATTTGCTAAGAAAATGTTTTGCGGTTTTAATGATTGCCGTAGCGGTAAAAATGCTGTTTTTTAAATAA
- the rsmH gene encoding 16S rRNA (cytosine(1402)-N(4))-methyltransferase RsmH, translating into MDYHISVMPSESSQYLITDPSGLYVDCTFGGGGHTSYLLDKFRDIKIITFDWDAAAFERFCERRADFENRVTFMRDNFKNIKNALENSSVGKVDGILADIGVSSKQFDDLERGFSFNSKNLDMRMDLRNPLTAKEIINEYGEEELADIFYRYGEEHLSRRIAKAVVNRRKRGIINTSIELRDIICSVKNLEGRINPATKVFQSLRIFVNKELENLEGLLDAAPGLLNDGGHIVIISFHSLEDRIIKQNFRWNASRNIYKILTKKVITASAEEINANPRSRSAKIRAAEKIYV; encoded by the coding sequence ATGGATTATCATATCTCCGTAATGCCTTCCGAATCATCACAATATCTTATAACCGATCCTTCGGGATTGTACGTCGATTGTACGTTCGGCGGCGGAGGCCACACTTCCTATCTTCTTGATAAATTCAGAGATATAAAAATAATCACTTTTGATTGGGATGCCGCCGCATTTGAAAGATTTTGTGAACGCCGTGCCGATTTTGAAAACCGAGTGACTTTCATGCGTGATAATTTTAAAAATATTAAAAATGCTTTGGAAAACTCGTCAGTGGGCAAAGTCGATGGAATTTTGGCCGATATCGGGGTTTCTTCCAAACAGTTTGACGACTTGGAAAGGGGTTTTTCTTTTAATTCTAAAAACCTTGATATGCGCATGGATTTAAGAAATCCGCTTACGGCAAAAGAAATAATAAATGAATACGGCGAAGAAGAACTGGCGGACATATTTTATAGATACGGTGAAGAGCATTTGTCGAGACGGATTGCAAAAGCAGTTGTAAATCGTAGAAAAAGAGGCATAATAAATACTTCCATAGAGCTGCGCGATATAATTTGTTCAGTTAAAAATCTGGAAGGAAGAATAAATCCGGCGACGAAAGTTTTTCAATCGTTGAGAATTTTTGTCAATAAAGAACTTGAAAATTTGGAAGGGCTGCTCGATGCTGCTCCGGGACTTTTAAATGATGGAGGGCATATAGTCATAATAAGTTTTCATTCTCTTGAAGACAGGATCATAAAACAGAATTTTAGATGGAACGCTTCCAGAAACATATATAAAATCCTTACGAAAAAAGTCATTACGGCAAGTGCTGAGGAAATAAACGCCAATCCGCGTAGTAGAAGCGCGAAAATCAGGGCTGCGGAGAAAATATATGTATAA